The Halocalculus aciditolerans genome includes a window with the following:
- a CDS encoding SIR2 family protein — protein sequence MVDARMSLTFSVRNNPGRYALLLGSGVSTEAGIPTGWTVVSKLAQRAAATEGTPIDDDTDPTDWYEETYDEPATYENLIEGLARTQTERRSLLEDFFEPTEEEAERGEKTPTEAHESIAWLVEKGYIDVILTTNFDQLLEQALRDRGVNPVVISGEESAQGAEPLQHQDAVVVKVNGDYKQTNVKNLSSELESYSEPIRQIIDRVFQEYGLIVCGWSGEYDTRLRQSLQECETHRYSTYWTYYSNLGDIAGELVAHRDAFTIHHDGAISLFTDLQGRVQALADAEEGEPLSTPIARERAKRYLPRDEHRIDLADLIRETAVRTGKNVQNEERFPLSTEQLDDDFSFTDRYQEYGNLTQTIVAVVMTCAYWGGETVNSGKDPISDSLSTLTPSQSPTSQFNGKLNDLRRYPATLVLYGAGLAGVAGDNWDLVSTLLTNPVEISNVRSAQPSEELPAKALHPQWLTGEWGRGFDREGAEQSLRSSMKQTLEDPGMEFFVSESQYERAFENFEVLFDVLWYAESGGEHVVSLGTTYWGETLNRMEEAVEEQQENWAPIRAGVSDLTSDEVMAILDELRDLNH from the coding sequence ATGGTAGACGCTCGGATGTCACTGACGTTCTCAGTACGGAACAACCCCGGCAGATACGCACTCCTTCTTGGATCCGGCGTCTCCACGGAAGCCGGTATTCCGACGGGCTGGACCGTCGTCTCCAAGCTCGCTCAGCGTGCCGCCGCCACCGAGGGAACACCAATTGACGACGACACTGACCCGACTGACTGGTATGAGGAAACCTATGACGAACCAGCGACGTATGAGAACCTTATCGAGGGGCTAGCAAGAACACAAACTGAGCGTCGATCACTTCTCGAGGATTTCTTCGAACCAACCGAGGAAGAAGCTGAACGAGGTGAGAAGACTCCAACCGAAGCCCATGAGAGTATTGCATGGCTCGTTGAAAAGGGCTATATTGACGTCATCCTCACGACGAACTTCGACCAACTCCTTGAACAAGCGCTTCGTGACCGAGGTGTAAATCCTGTCGTCATCTCTGGAGAAGAGAGTGCTCAAGGCGCGGAACCCTTACAGCACCAAGATGCGGTCGTCGTGAAGGTGAACGGCGACTACAAGCAGACCAACGTCAAGAATCTCAGCTCGGAACTAGAGTCGTATTCCGAGCCGATTCGGCAGATCATTGACCGCGTGTTCCAAGAGTATGGGTTGATCGTCTGCGGTTGGTCGGGAGAGTACGACACGCGCCTTCGCCAGTCTCTCCAGGAATGTGAAACTCATCGATACTCGACGTACTGGACCTACTACAGCAACTTAGGGGACATTGCCGGTGAATTGGTTGCGCATCGTGATGCCTTCACGATTCACCATGACGGAGCGATTTCGCTCTTCACTGACCTCCAAGGCCGAGTTCAAGCACTAGCGGACGCGGAAGAGGGGGAGCCGTTGTCAACACCGATTGCGCGAGAGCGGGCGAAACGCTATCTTCCACGCGACGAACACCGAATCGATCTCGCGGACCTCATCCGTGAGACGGCGGTGCGTACAGGGAAGAACGTACAAAATGAGGAACGATTCCCACTCAGTACGGAGCAGTTGGATGACGACTTCTCATTTACAGATCGATATCAGGAATACGGGAACCTGACGCAGACAATAGTCGCCGTAGTGATGACCTGTGCGTACTGGGGTGGTGAGACAGTAAATTCAGGAAAAGACCCCATCTCTGATAGTCTCTCTACCCTTACGCCAAGTCAGAGCCCCACTAGTCAGTTCAATGGAAAATTGAACGATTTGCGGCGGTACCCTGCCACTCTCGTTCTGTACGGTGCTGGGCTCGCCGGAGTGGCTGGCGATAACTGGGATCTTGTTTCTACTCTACTAACTAACCCCGTTGAGATATCGAACGTACGTTCGGCCCAACCCAGTGAGGAGCTTCCTGCTAAGGCCCTACATCCACAATGGCTCACCGGTGAGTGGGGAAGGGGTTTCGATAGAGAAGGTGCAGAACAGTCTCTTCGTTCGTCTATGAAACAAACGCTAGAAGATCCAGGAATGGAGTTTTTCGTGTCGGAGAGCCAGTATGAGCGTGCCTTTGAGAATTTTGAAGTGTTGTTCGATGTGTTGTGGTACGCTGAGTCCGGTGGGGAGCATGTGGTGTCTCTTGGGACGACGTATTGGGGCGAGACGTTAAATCGGATGGAAGAGGCGGTAGAAGAGCAACAGGAGAACTGGGCACCAATTCGAGCAGGTGTCTCCGACCTGACTAGCGACGAAGTCATGGCTATCCTGGACGAACTAAGGGACCTCAATCACTAA
- a CDS encoding helix-turn-helix domain-containing protein: MAQSTEDDEEPTFDTPSDTERIRQMRAVLSETRLGLVQQVLASGSGALSVEELAYRNTDLNERTIDYHLRELADEGVVTRLKADDPANDLPNTYWAVTETGLELLKRLGFYEEIAVLAEADSALTRTTRIKTIENFEGRPEPDWYDTSEL, from the coding sequence ATGGCTCAGTCCACGGAAGACGACGAGGAACCAACTTTTGATACGCCAAGCGACACGGAGCGAATCAGGCAGATGCGTGCGGTCTTGAGTGAAACGCGACTAGGTCTCGTCCAACAAGTCCTGGCCTCAGGTTCAGGCGCGCTGTCGGTCGAGGAGTTAGCATACCGGAATACCGACCTCAACGAGCGTACGATAGACTATCACCTCCGGGAACTCGCTGACGAGGGCGTCGTAACCCGGCTCAAGGCTGACGATCCAGCGAACGACCTGCCAAATACGTACTGGGCTGTGACCGAAACCGGCCTCGAGCTACTGAAGCGCCTCGGCTTCTACGAGGAAATCGCCGTGCTTGCGGAAGCAGACTCCGCCCTCACCCGCACAACGCGAATCAAGACGATCGAAAATTTCGAGGGGCGCCCTGAACCTGATTGGTACGACACCTCCGAACTCTAA
- a CDS encoding site-specific integrase gives MPNYARFDGLDDFAQFYREEIAPAIRADPDVDVDPDRETPTYRWLKANYSGFVERLRRDHDCSPGEFYDAVGLPPNPDAGSDGWELGHEPTVRGLEDYLEELERDRGRAATTVNPRRSRLKTYVTTYREVNETGDLLSPLLDETAKPDEIARVRDTFRVLDDELGTLASKKKYVSAVKNWYTFLVEMGRGLYNPAENLLNRFGWDEDPVYDHPALGRDDLDAMLAAGDPDERFLLLALAGWGLRPVEACELHVDQLELAPDGDVPYVEFEAGQRKNARRTRNTVELLVGLDAVRERIDTLAEHDGWTGHLLPGRSVGRPMSTETARRWFRDLGERAGITIDGSHPLPKMGRRTWYRLYRQQRPSIDAGTAAVAAAQGSKDADISERNYLDERTRRQARADAMRELVQEELADIFDEHL, from the coding sequence ATGCCGAACTACGCCCGCTTCGACGGCCTCGACGACTTCGCCCAGTTCTACCGCGAGGAGATCGCGCCGGCGATTCGGGCCGACCCGGACGTCGACGTCGACCCCGACCGTGAGACTCCCACCTACCGATGGCTGAAGGCTAATTACTCGGGGTTCGTTGAACGCCTCCGACGCGATCACGACTGCTCCCCCGGGGAGTTCTACGACGCCGTCGGGCTCCCGCCGAACCCGGACGCCGGCAGCGATGGGTGGGAGCTCGGCCACGAACCCACCGTTCGCGGCCTGGAGGACTACCTCGAGGAGCTCGAACGCGACCGGGGGCGCGCCGCGACCACGGTCAACCCCCGCCGGTCCAGACTGAAGACCTACGTCACCACCTACCGGGAGGTGAACGAGACGGGCGACCTGCTCTCGCCGCTGCTGGACGAGACGGCGAAGCCCGACGAAATCGCGCGCGTCCGGGATACGTTCCGCGTCCTCGACGACGAGTTGGGAACCCTCGCCTCGAAGAAGAAGTACGTTTCTGCGGTCAAAAACTGGTACACGTTCCTCGTGGAGATGGGCCGCGGCCTCTACAACCCCGCGGAGAACCTCCTCAACCGCTTCGGGTGGGACGAAGACCCCGTATACGACCATCCCGCCCTCGGCCGCGACGACCTCGACGCCATGCTCGCCGCCGGCGACCCCGACGAACGCTTCCTCCTCCTCGCGCTCGCCGGCTGGGGGTTACGGCCCGTCGAAGCCTGTGAACTCCACGTCGACCAGCTCGAACTCGCCCCCGACGGCGACGTTCCCTACGTCGAGTTCGAGGCGGGGCAGCGCAAGAACGCCCGCCGAACCCGGAACACGGTCGAACTCCTCGTCGGCCTCGACGCCGTCCGTGAGCGGATCGACACGCTCGCCGAACACGACGGCTGGACCGGCCACCTCCTCCCCGGCCGGTCGGTCGGGCGTCCCATGTCGACGGAGACGGCGCGGCGGTGGTTCCGCGACCTCGGCGAACGCGCCGGCATCACCATCGACGGCAGCCACCCGCTCCCGAAGATGGGACGCCGGACGTGGTATCGGCTCTACCGCCAGCAACGCCCCTCTATCGACGCCGGCACCGCCGCCGTCGCCGCCGCCCAGGGCTCCAAGGACGCCGATATCTCCGAGCGGAACTACCTCGACGAGCGAACCCGCCGGCAGGCCCGCGCCGACGCCATGCGCGAACTCGTCCAGGAAGAACTCGCAGACATCTTCGACGAGCACCTATAA
- a CDS encoding flippase activity-associated protein Agl23 — MSDQLSTRTTYVILLVITGASIALRLVLLGHRIAHWDEARIAVQILHFTRTGTYSYDPLFHGPFIFHADDLAFKLFGVSDFTMRLPMAIIGGSLPLAAWLYRDYLDRGELTCLALLLAANPILVHYSRFARSDILVATFMFTALGLLLRTYHTGHTRYVVGSAVMLALGTTTKENFLLYLGAWFATGLILSALRYRQYSERNGLLVLTRRWRESWSREWARKLSLAAFAFLLVVLELYLPRNVSQPSLWSLVLAPENVGEILTVGLISPAQTGFSYWVLGTGHVVHSYLGFLVLLIGLLLAGGAATLGLASWTIRDAWTDRQIVRFAAIWAGLSVIGYPYSTDLMSAWIALHVLIPLTIPAAIGMARLARSAVGHNSRRTDIGFAAVIAYLGIALLLTSFVAPGAIYNPLAQPSQMPTQARPAMHTIESQPTGRGVDVGYVGSYWANWNHRLPLPWYIAQANASSIQVDSTVGLSDRRPAVLVTTRSSRTRVESAFPRYKCHTYTRIPWVDFRPTGPRQRAVICTKSGSTD; from the coding sequence ATGTCGGACCAGCTTTCCACACGGACAACGTACGTCATCCTCCTCGTAATCACGGGTGCGTCTATCGCCCTCCGTCTGGTGTTACTTGGACACCGGATAGCCCATTGGGACGAAGCCAGGATTGCCGTCCAAATTCTACACTTTACGAGAACTGGAACCTACAGCTACGACCCACTTTTCCACGGTCCGTTTATCTTCCATGCAGACGATCTCGCGTTCAAACTATTCGGTGTCTCTGACTTCACGATGCGCCTCCCGATGGCAATCATTGGTGGTTCCCTTCCACTTGCCGCGTGGCTCTATCGAGACTACCTCGACCGCGGCGAACTGACCTGCCTCGCGCTACTCCTCGCGGCGAACCCGATTCTCGTTCACTACTCGCGGTTCGCTCGCAGTGATATTCTCGTCGCTACGTTCATGTTCACCGCACTCGGACTCCTGTTACGAACCTACCACACAGGGCACACACGGTACGTGGTGGGGAGTGCGGTGATGCTCGCTCTCGGGACAACGACAAAAGAAAACTTCCTCCTCTACCTCGGCGCTTGGTTCGCTACTGGTCTCATCCTCTCTGCATTGAGATATCGCCAGTATTCCGAGCGTAACGGGTTGCTGGTGCTCACACGACGCTGGAGAGAGTCGTGGTCTCGAGAATGGGCTCGAAAACTCAGTCTTGCCGCGTTCGCCTTCCTCCTCGTCGTTCTGGAGCTCTATCTCCCACGAAACGTCAGCCAACCCTCGCTCTGGTCGTTGGTTCTCGCTCCGGAGAACGTCGGTGAAATCCTCACCGTCGGACTAATTTCTCCCGCTCAAACCGGATTCTCGTACTGGGTGCTCGGAACCGGACACGTCGTACACTCGTACCTTGGGTTTCTCGTACTCCTCATCGGGCTTCTTCTCGCAGGGGGCGCGGCGACTCTCGGTCTCGCCAGCTGGACGATTCGCGATGCATGGACAGACCGGCAGATTGTTCGGTTCGCAGCGATATGGGCCGGTCTAAGTGTAATTGGCTACCCGTATTCGACGGATCTAATGAGCGCATGGATTGCACTCCACGTCCTTATTCCACTCACGATTCCAGCTGCCATCGGGATGGCGAGGCTTGCTCGCTCCGCTGTGGGGCACAACTCACGCCGCACTGACATCGGATTCGCGGCTGTCATCGCGTATCTCGGTATCGCGCTACTCCTCACAAGTTTTGTCGCACCCGGAGCGATATACAATCCACTCGCTCAGCCGAGTCAGATGCCTACACAGGCTCGGCCCGCGATGCACACAATCGAATCTCAGCCGACGGGCAGGGGTGTTGATGTCGGGTATGTCGGGTCGTATTGGGCGAACTGGAATCATCGTCTTCCGCTCCCGTGGTACATTGCCCAAGCGAACGCCTCGTCGATTCAGGTTGACTCAACTGTTGGGCTCTCTGATAGGCGGCCGGCAGTACTCGTCACGACCCGCTCAAGCCGTACACGGGTTGAATCTGCCTTCCCTCGGTACAAGTGCCATACATACACGCGGATTCCATGGGTTGACTTCCGGCCAACGGGCCCACGACAGCGAGCTGTGATTTGCACGAAATCTGGGTCTACTGATTGA